The DNA region CGCCGCCATCGACCGGGCCAGCGACGTCCTCGAACGGCAGCTGCGGAAATTCAAGACCCGCTACCTGAAAAGCCGCCACGACCAGACCCCGCAGCCCGAGCCCGGCCCGGCCGAAGCGGCCGTGAACGCCGGACTGGACGACGTGACCGAATTCAGCCCCGAGATCGTCCGCATGAAACGCTTCGACATGCGCCCCATGAGCCCCGAGGACGCCGTGGCGCAGATGGAAGCCCTGGGACACGACTTCTACGTGTTCATGCACATGCAGACCAACACCTGCGGCGTCGTGTACCGCCGCAAGGACGGACACTACGGACTGATCGAACCCAGCGTGTAAGCGCCCGCTGAGCGCCCGTCCGCAGGTCGGATTCGCACGTCATACGGACTCCGAGTGAATGGATTGCAAAGGCCATTCACTCCGAGCGGATGCGAGTAGGAGCCGAAGCGGGTTCCGGACGTGGAGCTGGCAGGGGCGGTGAAGTTCCGGATTGTCAGCGAAACAAACGGAATCCGTATCAGAACAGTCGCGCAGGTAGGAGTGGTAAAGGCCCCGGAGCATGAACGCCGGGGCTTTCGCCTGCCTGCTTGCAGACCCGGCGGTCGGTATGGACCGTTCAACCCGAGTTCTTATGAGAGTGCGTTGAAGATCCCCTCATTTGTCCCGGCGGGTGTGGTGGTCAATCTGGTACGCTGCGGCGTTGTGATCGCCCACGTGATCAATCCAGGAACCAGCGGCGTCAAGCTCGCGTGCGCGCGCATCGACCCCAGCGACAATCCGGCGCTTCCCGGACAGCTTCGGTTGACCCTGACCCGCGCCGAACTGCCCCTCAGCGGCCCGCCCGGCGCCGAGCAGGTGCCCGCCA from Deinococcus seoulensis includes:
- the hpf gene encoding ribosome hibernation-promoting factor, HPF/YfiA family, whose translation is MHIYKLSGRNVEVTDAMRDYVQEKLTRLDRYNDQITDARVTLTVRDVRDSGRRNRVEVQLNVPSGIIRAEEHHADMYAAIDRASDVLERQLRKFKTRYLKSRHDQTPQPEPGPAEAAVNAGLDDVTEFSPEIVRMKRFDMRPMSPEDAVAQMEALGHDFYVFMHMQTNTCGVVYRRKDGHYGLIEPSV